Sequence from the Metopolophium dirhodum isolate CAU chromosome 2, ASM1992520v1, whole genome shotgun sequence genome:
TTCTTAGCTGGGCCTTCTCTCATCTTGGCCATTTGATCTTTCAGTTTTTTTAACTCCTTGTCAAGTCTATTGATTTTCTGTTCTACCGATTCAGCCCGATCATCTACCTACAAAccattttaaacatataattacgATTTACGAGCACATCTGAAGATCAAATTCttaaacgtaggtataatataatttatttatataattactccTTTTATGACGGCGGACATATCCGGAGCAGGCGCCTTTTCTTTAGATTTCCCGAATATACGGTTCATTTTACTTTGTGGTTAATACCTTTTttactaaactatataaaaaaaaaccttgctATTTAGAATAAAATCTCGATTTCTTAATAATACTGCAAGCACAGCAAAATAAAATTCGAAACTAATAACAGTACAAccattacaaaataaacaataacttatttaatttttagtttatactttatattataaagtttataacGTCATGACTGATGATTCATAGCTCATTTTTACGGCTTATACCTCTATTGTAGAATTATAAAGTGTGGACTATTCTGTGATAATTATCTCAATTACATTCTGATAACAGCACTAGTTCTCCCGGAGTGTGATAAGAAATGTATACAGCATAATACGGTGGCTGGCAGTAATTAGTGGGTTCGAGTTAAGTATTTAACACAATACCTAACCTTGGTTACCGTAAATAAAGAAATAGAAGATAAAGAGGAAATTCGGAATTGCGGATAACGTTTTGCAGgaaccttagatcatatacaacaTAAACGCCAACGTAGAATTTGTGGAAATTCATCAACGTGAAAATATATACCTTATACCATTTACATGGTACCACATAACCTTTtctaatctataaaaatattaattattatctttaattttgaaaatcttattataattattataaaatcttatttaacaaataaaaaatggcATTTATCATCAATGCTTTTCAAAGATGTAAAGCTCTGGCTAAATTTCAAACGCCAGTGAACGATACATGtgtaagtacataatacattaactaTAACCATAGGTAGTgcttatagaaataataatgttaaatcttaaatcattgttttaaaatgttctagTTGGGTGTGCTTCCTTGTTATCAACAAATTCGTAATAAATGGCCAGACTTTAGAATGAAAAAAGATGCACGGAAAAGAAACACTCTTAAAGAATATGGTGTATACAAGCTGCGCTATAATGCACTTCGTAAGAACAATATCATTCCTTTAGAAATTcaagtaattaaaaatgaaaaaattaacagtgaaatttatatttttggagtACCGCTTAATTTGATGAACTTCTGAActactgtatttttaaattataggaaATTGCCGACAAAGAAATCTACAATTGTCCGAGAGACGCTAGTATAACTAGAATTGTACAGCGTTGTCAGGTAACTTCTCGTCCTCGTGGTAATGTCAAACGATGGCGTTTGAGTCGAATAGTGTTTAGACATCTAGCTGATTATAACAAATTAGCAGGTGTTCAAAGGGCAATGTGGTAAATAAATGTTCTTATATTGGTAGTTACTcttaatacctaatatacttatatcattattttttttaggtaaaatcaaaatgaaaaatattgctGATGTATAGTCTTGTTTAACCAACAAATTaatcaaaatgatttatattatacttggaaGTTGGAGTTATATTCATgattattgtgttataaatcaagtaaatacaatgttgatgaaaataatacaatttgttataaatttttttaagtttttacctatttattttatgagtgaaatggtttttttttagttaatttttaaatatacaatcatccagatatttttataataaatgcacatctaattaaattaaacttaataaataataatttattaatttagaacAAAAGGTTATTAGGTTGCTATCTTAACAGTGAACACTATTTTGTAAATAGACCTTAAAATATTAGTGTGAGTTTCTACAGGGCTGGACTAGGCGACTGTGCTACTATTCTACAGCACAGTGGGATGTGAGTTTCTGTtatgtaaaaacaaatgtataaatattaaaaacaatctaATTATGCTTACAGGTTTATTACTAGTTAAACTTAGTATAGGTAGCACcatgtaatatactattatgttcaATTTAAGATATgtgactaaaatattttatgtcaatAATACGAATCAGTACAAATGTAATGAGCGTTCGGCAGTTGGCAGTATTATCACCAAAACACAgtggaaatattcaaaaataaacacaGAATACAATATAGCATACTGCAATAATGGCCCACAGCGGTCTGAAAGTGAACATTAGGCGGACTTAAttgactatttttaaatttggaaaacacaaatttttttttacacatttttatccTTGTATCCTACTGAATTAACATAGGTTCTGaggtctataaaaatatttttaacaaaagttATAACAGTTGAaatgtgatatatttttattatttttgttatttttctgaatttattAGAaagatgtttattttatttttctggtctaaaaaaattttttttacttttatatttaattttttaatttgggcaatAGGTCTTGTAACGTAAAccagtacataaaatatttatatatgcatatatttttttgaatatcaaataattgaagatttattataatttgctttattattttaatttaaatctaattaaaagACTGTCAATAAAAATTACTCAACATGACACTATtcctaatacaaaaatattgtaaaggaGATTCTTAAGTACcaacaaatataaacattgtttgTGGTCACTTGTGTTTTCaatgtctaaaaatattattaatattataagttgaaTATAGTATCTATGTAAAACTAAGTTGTACTAATGCTTATAACTGCTTTTTTATTTATGTCTGTAGAAAAAGATATATTGAATGatttgaagttttaaaatatttttgacattattaaaaacttgtatTATCATActttacctaaattattatcgtatccacacgtaattaaaatattacataaatatataattataagatttaatttttcatgCTGCTATATACTGTGTTACtgttgtatacctatgtattgatatattgtatattttctttgtAATCAACATAGAAAAAGTTCTTAAATTCTAATTCTTATTACTTCTAATTCTCTTTACTACTTGAGAAACTATTgaggaaaatttaatattttgttggtttAAGTTGGGCCGATGAATGTAGGAAAATGGGCCGGTTGCTTACAGAGAATAGTGGGCCGAAACCCTACCAGTCCGGCCctgaatttataattaacatgaTGTACTTACTGAATATTGATCTATAATTTAgctattgtttaatattttatttttttctattataaggAAAAAATATTGCCAACTGCACATTTCTTCGGTAACAGATTATCCCTTAAGGTACTTGGCTGCACTTTGGTGCGGAGTATTTTGGAGTATGCCAATGTAATCTGCGATCCCAATACAATTAGTAGCTTTCTTAAAATTGAACGTATGCAAAGACTGTTTCTTTGGTTTGCTGGTTCCTTGCTACAAATCCCTCATATTATGCAACATGATTATAAACCTGTAGCTACAAGACTCAGATTAGATTCCTTGGCTGATTGCAGACATTCACTTAATCtcgagtttttaaaaaatatcccaTCTGGAAAAACAGACTCACCTACTCTCCTatctttgattaattttaatgtacctCAACAATCTGTCTCTTTTTCCATTCCAATATCCTCCATAGACATGTTAAATTTACCTATTAGGCATATAATATCCCTTGCCAATGAGGATGAGGACCCCTCCTtctctttataaattattaaataatattgtgtataaatcttagtatattgtaaaattagttTCTTGTtcttgtatatataaatttggTATGCACTATTGTTGACAGGCTCAGCCCGTCCAGGCTTACTTTGAAACATCAATGCCGGATATTTTTTCGTGTTATTTAGTGATTGGGACTGTtgagtgtaataattattaatttacaatgtacattgtacatatatataatataatatattgtggctTGGCGAGGTACGTTGGCTGCTACTAGTCGCGGAATGAGACTGAGATTAAGTAATACCCGCTGCTTCTatctcccggatgggtgaccaccagggttcgtagtagtaaaaaccttgccacacatacgcGTGTTTgcttacctaccgtaacaaccgttgGAACACCTTACCTTACCAACCATAGTCCATAATCCTCTACAACAggtaatggccatagtcgccggcCTCAAGTTCAAAAAATGTTTCCATTAATTATCCCGCGGCAACTTAGACCATTAGAtagtttttaactgtgggggaaggtactgtaggtttttaaacaTGTGTGGTTTTAGTTTGGCaaaattttcaagtgggcacctgtaggtatctgccatgcccgtgggggatggcggcctctaTATAAACACCGTGACTGCTCGAAGAGAATTTCCACCTGTGgtcgaggtttgaaccagcacGGTGTgcgtcggccactccgtccccctataatatattataatacaataatatagtgattagtgatatttaaattgataaatatactaaaattaatgagaCCACAACAGTTGTTTACTGTATAACTGTAACTGCATGTCTGCATAGGCTTCTAcctagttttatataatatttaataaatctagTGATATTTTGTTAGCAtgcgtattacataatatttacaggCGGTAATGCAGTAATGAAAAAGgcgttttgttattaatatagtttaaatagtGCTATTTATTAGTAGGTGTGCTCTGGAATTcaccattttaattaaattgtacgtATTCGTATTCAGATAATCAAATTCTAAAATACAGGTCATTTCAATGACTTGATTTTGTACGTTTATAagtaatcatatttttacattacttTTGAATATTGTACCCATAAACATTCAGTATAATGCCggtataataccatattatacttgTCCCAAGTCCAATCACAGACTggacaatctttttttttttttttttaacatttattagattatatacaatctgtaatataatatttacaatg
This genomic interval carries:
- the LOC132939355 gene encoding small ribosomal subunit protein uS14m isoform X2 gives rise to the protein MAFIINAFQRCKALAKFQTPVNDTCLGVLPCYQQIRNKWPDFRMKKDARKRNTLKEYGVYKLRYNALRKNNIIPLEIQEIADKEIYNCPRDASITRIVQRCQVTSRPRGNVKRWRLSRIVFRHLADYNKLAGVQRAMW
- the LOC132939355 gene encoding small ribosomal subunit protein uS14m isoform X1, producing MAFIINAFQRCKALAKFQTPVNDTCLGVLPCYQQIRNKWPDFRMKKDARKRNTLKEYGVYKLRYNALRKNNIIPLEIQEIADKEIYNCPRDASITRIVQRCQVTSRPRGNVKRWRLSRIVFRHLADYNKLAGVQRAMW